A region of the Epinephelus fuscoguttatus linkage group LG13, E.fuscoguttatus.final_Chr_v1 genome:
CTCTTATGGGTGATATTATGGAGGGAGTGAAAGTGAAGTCAATTAAAAACGTGTTGAACACGTGCTGCTCATCTGTGGCGTTTATTTAAGATTATGGAGTTCCTTCCAAGCAGTGGCGATAGTGGCAGTTTTATGTCCGATGTGAATTACAGGCAGGTATGCTGGTCTGTCAGTAAGGGCTGTAAATTCCTGCGGTATCTGAACTAGAACAtttacacatgcatgcacatctgGGTCAGGGTGTAGGGCTGTGGGCCACTGACAATAACTAGCGCTGGGATTTTGTGTGGAACATGATTCCTTCTGAATGCCAAGCTATGACAAGTGTCCGCTTCCCACACACACCTCGAGACAAATGCACACCCACATGTACACAGTCTGCTCCGAGCGTACAAACTTGGACTTCTCTTTCAAAACTGAGCGACGTGGGTGGCTGCCATGTACGGTAGTAACTATGAGCTATGTGTGAGAGATTTTTCCCACCTGGCCAGCATGATGTTGGAGTTGGGGTTGCTCGTGCCGGGGCCTGTGGGGCTCCACTTAATAGTGTAGATCTCTTTGCTATGAGCCTGGAGGTCATGGACACAGGACTCCTGCTTCATACTCCAAATCTGTGTGAGGAGAAACAGCAATAATTTAGCTGAAATCAAATCACCGCTCAGGTTTGTTGTCTTCCTCTTAAAGTTTGAGGAATAGTCGTACCTTTAAGGTCATGTCATCTGAGCAGGAAGCAAGCAGCATGCCCGACGGATCCCACTTAATGGCGTTAACTTCgttctgcaaaacacaaaactcGTTAGCAGGACTGTCAGGGGAGTAAGCGTGGTACAAGGTCAGAGGAACAACACAGAAAAAGCTGTTTACCGTGTGGCCCTGGAAGGTCTTCAGGGGGCGGTCGCTGCCAAGGCGACATACGTGGATGCACATGTCTGTGCTGCAGGAGGCAAAGGTGGTGTTGTTCTGCCAGTCGACATCCAGTGCTGGGGCTGAGGAATATTTGAATGCACGGGACAGCGTTCATTACGGGTTGGGAAGGTTTATGAGCCCACAGCTGAGCAGGAAACATTTTGCATCCTGTTTATTATCTGCAACGATAACCTTCTATTGTTCTGGATACATCGCAAACTTGATTTACCTGAGTGAAAAGGGAACTGCTGTTTGGCTTCTCCTGTGTGTGCGTCCCAAATGATTGTCGTCTGGAAAATGAAATTGAACATTTCAAACCACGAAAGCAACAATTTTGAATGCATCATTACAAAGAATATGACATATTAAAGAttctttaaaatgtactttaaagGACTACCAGGGCTTGAAATAAATTGCACCAAATAGGTAGGTAGGTGTTgcagctagtgtgtgtgtgcgcctttGTAAGATACATTTCTTTTCTCTGCCTGTTgacacagttttattttcaaagaaTCATCCACAAAGAAGCGCTTCATGTCACTGTGACTGTAGCACAACCTAGGTTTATACTCGCTGGAGTGTCCCCAGTGCAAGGTTCACGCTCCAGAAAATGACATAATTACACCTTTCGCGTCAAGGTCAAAGGCTCCGAAAGTTGTCACGGTGCTTGGTTGTGCAACAGTTTTTCTAACTGGGCAAACACTGCGTTTCTGCACTTTTCAGTTCAACAGCTGCTGGCCGAGATGGGTTCGCTGGTACAGAAATCTGAGAGTCTTAATTTAGAGATCACAAGCCAGGGACAGTCAAATGGCTTTAAATTACTGCCAAGAAACAGCTACCTCGCTGAGGGAAGAAGAGGCTTTTTGCAGGAGGGTGTGGAAGAAAATAAGACATCACTggaaaagctaaaaaaaaaaaaaaaaagcagccttGTGGGAACAGTGGTGACCCCGGGGGAAAAAAGTGGTGTAAAATAATTTGACTTGGAGGTAAGCAACCCCTACAGTTATAGTAGAATGCAATGTTTGGTGGTGCGTTGGTGTTTACTACTGTTGCCAGACGTCTTGCTTGTCCACAAATTATTTTGCCTGTCCCCCTCTGGTGATTCAGAGATGTAACGATCAACACATTGAGCATAATTGCCTTTGTGCATGCTTGTAACTCGCATGCAATATTTGGGGGCCTGTGCCACAGTGTCTTGCACGAGTACAAACACAATTTTCTCTGGATTTGTCCTCATTAATCAAGTTATATTTAATTAGATTTGGTCATATGCTCCAGTGATGCCATAATAGAataatgtgaaatatttaataaCATACATAAGATATATATACAAAATCAGggctctctttctgtctgtatcTTGGGTTTAAAACTGTACATAACATGACTGATAACAGTTTGCACTGTAGTTTATGGACACCAGTAAATTATATGTTACAGATTTACACGTTGGCTGATGATCAGAAAACTTCTTTTCAAGCTCTAGGactggtaaaaagaaaaaaaaaaacacatgaggATATTATTACTCAAAGACACAAATCAATGCTTGTGGGCCATTATGAAATACCTTATCTACACCAGCACTGAGAATAGAGTTCCCCTTCTTGTTCCACTTGAGTGCAAATATGGGCCCTTTGTGCTGTCCCAAGGTGCTTGCCAGATTTCCTAATGGATGAAAACCATATCCATTTCTATTAGAAATTATCCTTCAAAAAATTGTCACAGAGGTTGCATTATTCACAGTAACAATGCCGTAAAGCTAATGACTGAGGGAACAACACTGCTGGAATGATGGAGGACGTACCATCCTTTGTCCATATCCTGGCAAATCCATCATACGAGCCCGTTGCCAGGAGAGTCCCATCGCTCTGTTGGATGGAAAGATAACAGGATTGTTATTTAACTGTCCTCAGCTGCACAGTCTGTTAACCACATGGTGAAAGCAGAAAAGGACAGATGTGGATGGATGATCAGAAACCTACATTCCAGTCCAGTGAGGTGACGTCTTTGTTGCTGGGGACATCCTGGCCACCTTCTCGGATACAGTGGCGCAGCACCAGCTGGGTGGAGTTGGAGTTATTGTTCTCGTTCAGGTTCCAGATCCTGGCGGTGGAGTCCCCCGAGCTGAATACCAGCGCAGCAGGAGGGGGTCAAAAGATTGTTGGAATATAAGCTGTCAGCGATGGAACTTATGAGGCCATATATCTTATGAAATAAAAGCCAAAGCGAGCGCACAATATAGCATGACTCATCCAGCACGTATTAGGATCTGTTTCAGCACAGACAGGGACTCACCCCGAGGCCAGCAGATCGCTGACAGGGTTCCAGGCGCAGATGAACACTTCAGACTCGTGGCCTCGGAGCACTGTGGCTTTACTGGCTGGTATCTCCACGTCCACGTCCATCTCCATGGGCTCGCTGTGGTTATCTGAGCGAGAGTgggcacagacacagagatggacagacacacgcacacacatatttatattacacatgcatgcaaacacaaatatgCCCACACTTTTAGGCAAACTATAAATAAAGGTCTGATAAATGTACCTCTCATAACTGACTAGTGAGTGGACCGGCTGGAGTCGCATTTGCCACTTTGCATTTTTGTCTCAAAATAGGATTATTTCAAAGTTTTCCACCACTGGCGAATGGTGAAGGTTTTCGACTGTGCGCACAGAGCCTCCGTCAGCTTTCATTCCTTACACCACCTCCTTGAAATGGTCACTGTTGCGATGTTTGCACAGATCCAagaacctgttgatatccacgtcttttatacagtttaaaagtaggtgtgtctCTCCTTCTGAGCAGAAAcatgggcttttcttttgggcatgcgtctctaccccagccttgcaaactgttggctagATGGATTTTGTGCAAGGCATCCATGGCAACACACAAAGCTGATCATAAACAAGAAAGAGGTCGTGTGTCGcaaacaaactgcagtaaaaaccccaATTGAGATGCACATTCGGGACGCAATGTACACAAATCCAAACAATGCTCCTAAAACCCATATCCCAAATGTCTTAATTGGAAAATGCtacagaatattgtcatattaaAAATAACAGTGGACCATTagcatgcatgtaaacatagtgaCTGTTTaaggaggtgaagtggctgTGTTTCTGCCAGggcaattttttatttatcacagtcagaAAATACTGACCCACTTGGAGGGCACACGATTATCACAGTATAATGTGTACCTAGTCACAGTAAAGGATCTAGCCTTGAGAACATGTGAAAGCTTTCAGATCATTTCCACCACGTGAAAGCCAGAAAGACAGCGAAACCTTATTCACACCCGACTCTTCCTGTTGCCATCTACACCTTCGAATTGAATTCCTTGAGGATGTGCTGACACGCACATCCACGCCGCTTCCCCTTGTCTCGAGCTCCACCTGATCTACACCTCTCTGGTTTCACTCGCAGAAGAAGCTAAAGAGCCGCTAATGATATCACATTCTGCGAAAAACCACACGGCTGTTTCCGCTTCTCCGAGTAAAACCATGTGATCGTTTGGATATGTCACCTAAGGTAGAAACACTGATGGTTCAGTAGGTGTAATAATGCAACTGCTAGGCTGCTTTCTTATGACGGCAGCAGAGCCACAACACAGCACAGGAAGAGAAACTCCTGCCTGCCACGTCTTTGAAAATGTTCCACATGCGGATTCATACCATAGTGCAGATCTAAcagtattttgaaatattaatgtAGTCACTTACAATTCAAAACTGAGAAAACTACGCATTACTATGAGTCAAAATCAGAATCCTGACACTGCCATGATGGTTTGGGTTTGAAGAAACAAAATATGTTGACTACTAGTAAGAGTGTGGCCTTAAAGGTTAATTTCTGACTCTTTTTGCCATGCAGACCTTTACATTATCTTAAATTTCAATGAAAACAACATTCCTTAGATTTCTCTGAGCTGCAAGTCTAAAAACGTACATGgcagaaagacttttttttgtacaaccccaattccaaaaaagtttggacactgtgtaaaatgcACATAGAAACAGAAAACCATGATTTGCTAATCCTTTTTGAAATACAGTGAAGGAAATAAGTGTTCAACATATTTCCAAAGCAGCTATTAACATGTCGGTGGCGTAGTGGATaatgccggcgccccatgtacagaggcattgcttTGATGCAGAGGCCATGGGTTCAATTCTggcctgcggccctttgctgcgtgtcactccCCACTCTAGAACAAGTGGAGTGACGCAGGAAATAATGTCTTGATGAAATCCTTTGTTTGCAATGCCAGCTTCAACACACTTCCTATGTGAAGAGACTAATGTTGCACAGTGTTCAAATGGGATTTTGGCCCATTCTTCCACCGTCCTCCTATCACTGATTTCACCTTGAAAATTTCAACAATAACTGCTCTCAGTTTCTAAACACGTGATGAGTGTTGTTAAAAGGAAAGGGGATGTAACCCCGTGGTAAACAAgcccctgtcccaacttttttggaacatgttACAGGCGTCAAACTCAGAATgagtatatttacaaaaaataaataaataaagttcatcAGTTTGAGCATTAAATGTCCTGTCTTTGTGCTGTATCTTGTCAAAATGGATTTACCAATCAttacactgtttttatttatattttacacagcatctcaatttttattttttgaatcgAGGTTGTACTCTACTTGATTTTCCTCAGTTCCTACTTTGAGATATTGGCATTCTTGTATTTAGAGTGTTCAACATACTCATGTTGTGAGTGCCATTCTCCTCCCCATTGACAGTGGCCTCTCCATTCTTTGGTGTGTTGGACTGGTTTCCAGAGGTGGACGCTGCCATGGCACAGGCTGCCTGCTGCTGGGCTAACTTGTCGCGGAAGGCCTGCTGCCGCGTCTGCACCACATCTGGCATCACTGCGTCGATGAGCGACAGTGACTCGATCGGCCGACCGTCAAAGACTGTACCATCCTGTGAGGGCAAAAGCAGTTAATAACACACCATGAGCCAATACGACTTGTCTAGAGTCATGTTTCCTGATAGTGATGAATTAAAGAGGTGAACAGTGTTTCCTAATTGGAATTCTACCACTAACCTTCAGTGTTGCTTACAGTATAGAAATGACTGAAACTGTTAAAAGCATTTGCAGCTAACCTGGTGTGTTGTCATAGAGATCAAAGTCTGTCTTTGTATCATTTAAGGATAGAAAACATGAGTGGGAGTCAGTAACAGCAGGTCTCTGCTCTCACCTCATTGATGCTGATTTCTGCCTCCACATACTGAAGCCCTTTCTGCAGGATGGAGATGAGGGCTGCAGGGGGCACTAGTGTTCCATTGATGTTCGACTGGCTGATGTGGCTCTCGATGCCAAAGGTGAATGCTGAGTGGGAGaaacctgaaaacaaaacaccattCACATTCATTAAAAGGGAGAGTGCCGAGCGCaagatgaacacaaacacaacacaaatattCAAAGAGAAGTCTTGTCTGATCCAAACAAAGCTAACAGTAATTGAATACAAAAACCGAATGGCATAACAAGTATGGCATTTGAGAGTATAATAAGGCATGCCAATAGCAATGTTGATGTCTCAGGGATACTAGTGGCTTGTTTTCTGCCAGATGGCTTCAGAAGCAGTCTCAGtaaaacagtaataaaacacAGGAGCTGGGATTTTAATTATTGATCCAGTCCCTATTGAAGAGTGAACAGCATGTTGACATCTAAGGAGCAAGGCAATATTCTGTGCACCCACAAGGTGTTCATGTTAGAGAGGCTGAAcagcctgtttatttccatctgctATAAGCAGAGGGGAACATATTTTCATTGAAGTAACCATGTTTGATGAGgcataacacaaacaaagagtAGCATTTTAAGTGCAAGAGGGGGGGAGAAATCGATTCTTAAATGCATCACGATTCTCTCTTAAAAGATTATGTCTCTATGCAGAAAAGTCAATAATCAGACATTTAAAACCCAATTCTTCAACATTATATGATTGGCTGTAACAATTTTGCAAGACCGTGCTGTACCTTCCTCACGGCTGAGCCAATCGGATAGTGAAGTATATCAGACATACGTACGGGTGATGTGTTAATGCTCTAAGCTAGGCTGCTTTTTAAGTTTTGGTGAGGATGGCTGAACGTGAGCAACCACAGATGATTTGACCCCCTGATTTAAAAGCTAGCGTATGGTTTTCTATGGAGTTAAAGTGAAAAGGGACCTGGAGAAAGACCACACTGTATGCAAGTTGTGTCttacttagggtgctttcacacctgccctgtttggttcaattgaactcaagtctgtttgccccctaagtgctgtttgtttgcgcaggtgtgaacacagcaattgcactcaGGTGgccaccaaaacaaccggactgagacctttttcaagaggtggtctcggtccatTTACCAACGAACTCTGGTACGGTTCGGTAtggtgttccgacctcgatcagaaccaactgcagtcacatgacacattgtttgggttaaacatgagcatgttacagtcctggaggattattaatgtgcacctcctcctgtactgccttaatatgcacattcagcacatccaatgcatcaacacattgttttctagttggagccgcgccttgttttcaaactgtatggtttgacttaaatgaacaataacagcaatatagtccacgatgaccagcgctaaaatcaacctgcgtagttgtccctccattgtgacattagaaagtgtcacatttggggtgtcggtggcttagtggtagagcaggcgccccatgtacaaggctgttgccgcagcggcccgggttcgactccagcctgtggccctttgctgcatgtcactccctctctctctccccctttcacacttgtctgtcctatccattaaaggcgaaaatgccccaaaaaatatctttaaaaaaaagaaaaaaaaagtgtcacatttatcttgcaagtgtactcttcttcaacgttttgtttacttcctggatttttcccacatggaaattctgaccaatcaagagcagctttctcacatttgatctggtccgcttgtaaatgctgccgtgagaacacgaaccaactctagtcAACTATGCATCTTtgaaacaaaattagtccctgattcggaccaaagcaaggtctgacagcacccttagtctcacatagccagacctatcttGTGCCATGCCAGTACTGTTGAAAGGTCTGGCTGAACCCATCATAATTGCACacacagtaaaagaaaaacGCTCTGGATTGTTtgcatttctttaaaccaatcagaaTCATCTTGGGCGGTTCTTAGCCCTGGATGCTGTGGCAGAGCCCTTGCAGCATAGTGTAGGGAGggaacttgttttggtggaacatttgcatgCTGTGAGGCGAAATCAGGCATTAAAATGGTTGAATCCCTTCAAAAGAAAACACTacataaaaaatttaaaaggcCTTTTAGTGTGTAGGTTGCTAGCtcagaggttgttgttgtttcaagCATAGTGCTTAAACAAAGTGTGGAAATACAGTGGTTCTGGTTATGTGAGACTAGTTTCAAACAGTGAAGAGGATTTTGAGAATAGTAACACACAAAAAGTGGAAGGGGACAAAAATTCTGTCTGAAATAGGAAGCCAATGGCAGGTTTATACCAGCAGTCTACACCCTGTGAGCCAGACTATGTCTATGGCTAAATATATGTATGTTGAAATATGGGAAAGACGTAAGCAAATTTAACCTTCCAGTTAGCACATCTCCTCCTTTTGTTACATActattaatagaagacaatggAAGTAAattcagtttctgtttgttttaattatggATCATTACAAATGCTCTATGTCATATAAGAAGCACACAGTCTTGAGTGaggaaatataaataataaaacattctgATGTGTCCAGATGCATCAATAATGGTCTTATAATCACATTGTAGCCCTCCGATTCAAACTCGAATTTTTAGGTGCCTAGAAATACCAACCCCTATTGTTATATGCTTTGTCTTTTGAAACTGTTCATGGATGATAATTATATTTTCTAGATAATAAGTCCAAGGTCAAACAAGATGTGTGTATTGAGCAAAACCTTGGAATACCAActaaatccatttttttttttttttagaataaaaCAGTGTAAGTGTGTTTAGCAGATATTAGTGAGACAAACCTGATTCTTGGAGATATCTGTAGACCAAGAAGTTCACTTCGTCACTGGTAATACTCATCTTAGCCCAATGAAAGGGAGGAGGTATGTTGGAAGGATGGGCTCactcctgaaaaaaacaacaacaaaaaaacaggagtTGAGATTAATATTTAACTCCGTGGTTTTgcatatgacattttttaaggcCAATCTAAAAAGTATTTCTATCACACTCTGATAAAAATAGATGTAAATTCTGCACACTGCATAAATCTGTCCTTATACTTGGTTAGTGATGCAGACATGAGCCGACATATTttaatagacacacacacacacacacacacacacacacacacacacacacacacacacacacacacaaacacgggaCAGCGCTGACATCCAACCTCTGTGCATACACACTCACTCTTGTCTTGTCCATTGCATGATTCCTTCCTTTGACAATGTCAATAGCTGGGTCACTTGACCTGTGAATCCATGTCTAGTACTGAATGTGAGTATTTCCAGCCTCTCTTCTCTGGCCTAATGGGAGTGTCTATATCCATTTGGCTCTCACTGAGAACTGAATGGTGCTTCCCATTAGTGACCCAGCCAACCATCTAGATGGAAAGAGCCCTGATAAAGCAGTAAGGATATTAAATGCCTGTCCACTGCCCATCTAGTAAATTACAGAAGAGAGCAAGAGGCGAATTATTCATAGCAGTCGCCCTGACCTTCACTTCTGACTTATTTTCAACAAATAGTTGTGTTTAGTGAGCTTATGTTAACATTTCCATTGAGACTGTCTCAAAACTGAAGGGAGCTGAAGAAACAAAAAAGGCAATTACAGTTTTAATTCCATCATGTTTTTGTCCTCAGGCTGATGAACACTGCGAAAATACTGAGGAGTTCATAATTTCCCAATGGCTCACACATATGCTTAACAAGAGCAGGGGAAAATGGAGCTGGAACATTGTTTATACACCCACGCACacaatgtaaacacacataaatgtacagCACATATGGACAGAAAAAGAGTGCTCTCCAAGCAGGTTATGGTTGGGGAAAAAAGTTGCCCGACAGAAGAATCACGCTGAGAATGAGTCATGACAAACTACATAACCGTGTATAACCACATAACTGTAACTATTTCCTGCGCTCTCACTGGGAGATGAAGGGACAGACATTTTGCTGAGAATACAAAGAGAAATAACGGGGGTGaggtggtgctggtgctggtgtcAGGTATGAAGACTGCAAGGCTGtccaactttcattccaaaCACTGTCCAGGCCCACTCAAGTTCCCCTTTGGTAGCGTAGCAACAAGAGAGATCGAGCAAAATAGACAGAGAATGGTGTTGTCCCAATTACCAGTGGGCATACAGCCAGAGGGCTTGAACATGTTACTCAACATGAATTATTCACTTTCACCTTGGTATATTCTTTCAGATGGAGTCTGCCTTTATTGTGCCACAGCAGACATGTTAAGGGCTGGAACTAAAACAACCTCTgcaactggtgcagccacaaAATGaagtgtcatttttatttttgaatataAAAGGGAGTGCAGTGAAAGAGTGCCATGTTAGACGAACAAAAGCTGACATTCACCAAAACTCAAAGTGTGTATTCTTGATGTTGCAAAGCagatttttaaccattttaaatCCTGTTCTGTTCACACTGGTGTTTTCTAACTGGCAGTGTTTTTACTTCTCTACCTTTGTTGGTGCTTCACAGCCAGGTTAAGTCAGAAATCCCACGACTGGGCCATGATGAAGACCCTTCATTGCGCTGGCTCTGCATTTTTTTATGCAGAACCAAACAATGCCAGCATACTGCCGCTCGAGTGTGTGATTTCAGATAGCATGCCAGCGTTTCAGatgcaaaagaggcatgacgggCATGATGTAAAACAGCGTCTGCCTCtcatgtgacatgtaacacacaaCATATGCATCTAATAACAACAGCATAATATGGCAATAACCATCATTTattgtccctgttatatggcagctgatctcgctctaagagggtaaggagcttgacTTAAATGATGTGTATGGTGTGCATGGGCATCCACGTGCGTGTGCACAAGACAAACAGAACGGGGGCCTGCTCATAAATAAACAGCTCCACCGTGTTACTAGAGGTCAAAAACTCTGCAGGTAACCTTAAAGTTAGACCTCAAGTAAAAGAAAATCCTGCAAAAAAGCAGAACAGGATCTCACAGAAATGTTACTAGAAAAAGCAAATAGTGCTTTGATCTCACTATTTCATATTCTCATTCCTATTTAGATCAACAAGCAAAACTCTCACTCAAAGGCAAATGCTCGGTGCTCTATTCTGCCAGCAAGCACAACAACACTGAGCTTGTCTACATTAGCCAACGTGCCCTGATTTGACCACCGCCACTGTGTTTATCTTCGGCTTACATATACGACTAGGGGTAGCCACATCAAAGCGAAGCAGCCGCTGCTCCCAAGGCCGCCACAGCTACATACCAAACAACTGGAAACGTAATTAACAGGCAGCCTGGAGGGGCTCAGGGCCCATTGGTGCAGGGCAGCAGCAATAATCCCTCTATCAGATGGGCCCATGATGCCACCATCCATTACACAACTCCCTGGGCATCCAAGCCTCCTTTGACCAAACAATGTACCTTCCGGGAGACCAGACAAAATGCTAACCTCGGCAATGGCTCTGAGGTTTTTATCCACTGAAGTGATAAGTGGAGTCAAAGCCTGGAGATATGATCCCTCTGAAAAAGGAGAAAGACACCACAAAGGAATAAACACCTGCATATAAGGCTGCTACTacaaaaacactgtttacaGTAGACACAATGTAACAGCACACATCCTTGGTTATAGTTGTTGTAATAATGTGATACTGCAGCTTACAGAGGGCACAGGAAACCTCATTTAGAGTCATGTTTTTCCACAGAAGTCCAGAAGCCCAGATGGTATGGGCGGGTGTTTCACTAAGATGCAAATGAAATCAAGAGGACCCTGAAAATAATGCAAGCAACCTCCAATCCCAACACAACAACTATTCCACGTATGTACAGTTGCTATGGCAATATGGATCAAATCTCACCACCATTAACACCTTCAACCTTACAAGAAAGACAATTAAAAGTGCAGAGTATCAATACATCTGAGGAATGAGACCAGATTATGCGTTACATGCACCAAATTGATTTACTCTcatcagcagcaaaacaaggTGTAATTCTCACTCTGTGTGTATCTGAGGCAAAGACGAATGTGTTCATTTGACACGGCAACAAGCCGTTTAATGTTACAAGCCTGCCCAGCACTGCAGCTGTTACTGTAACATATGTGTCaattcaaatttaatttgaaCTCACCCACAAAACTCAAACAATGGAGCTGCCATGCACGCTCTCTGCACTACATCTCATTTACCAGTGCAGTTTGTTTTCTACACAGTTCTGGCTGAAATCGGCACTGCATACAAATACATCTGTTACTTTTTCATCATGCCGAATTAAATTTCTCCTCAGAAAGTCCTCACACTGCTGTATATATTCTTTCAACTTGCAGATTAGAACAGTGACTTGCCAATCACGCATTACAGACAACACGAGGAAATGAGCAATTGTTCTTGGTGTGACAAGACACTGTTGCAACAGACCCAGTGTCTGGACCCAGAGATGACAACATTTAAGTACAAAAATGGGAGCAACTGACAGTTATACAAGgcatttttattagtttttatctGACCTACAGTTTCCTGTACTTTGCATTATTATTTTCACTTCATGGTCTCTTACACTGAATAACAATTGTTTGAaagcatgtttgcatgtttgaaCATTCCCAAATGAAAACAGAGGACAGCAGCAAAGACAGACAATAGATAGGACAGACAAATGGAAACATGAATATGTCAATGACGAGAACACCTGCTGCGCTCATCCGGCTAATTATGGTTAAGTTGAGGATGTTTACTGCAATCTTGCAGCAAATATTTGGCAATGTAAACTACACCACCATCCTGCTGGGGCTTTGTCCTTTCGCGCCCGTGAGTGCATTATGTCCTGAAGCTGtggccaaacaggccttcataCTGAATCACCCTGTGTTCTCTTAGTCTTCCATTTTAATCATCTGAAAAACAGATACATTTAAACTGTAATCAAATCTGACTACACAACAACTCACCCTCCTCTTACAAAGCGTATATTTAGGCTTCAAAGTACATTTTCTTTCATCTTACTAATGTAACTACATGGATTGTGTATTTGGCTGTACGCACTGTCACTTCTGAGTGCATAGTGGTTCTGTGGCTgattgttaaaaagaaaaaataacaaagaaacagacagcagcaggttTCGCAGAACTGCTGCGTTCACTACACAGCTGATGTATACAATGCTCACTGCTACCTCAGGTTCAAGCAATTTCCTGATGACATAGAGCATTGTCTTGTAAAAGATATCCATCTAATATAGCGTTATTATGTTAAGATATGCTCTGGCATGACATTTTGAATCTGCAAGTATTAAAAGATCCAATGAATGACCCCCGAACCATAACAGCTCTCCAACCAGAGTCTGTGGTTTACCACGTGCAGACACATTGTAGAGGAAGGTCTGACAGCCAATAAGAAAGTGTTCACTCATGAATAGGTTTGACCAATACATGTGGCTATAT
Encoded here:
- the tbl1x gene encoding F-box-like/WD repeat-containing protein TBL1X, which translates into the protein MSITSDEVNFLVYRYLQESGFSHSAFTFGIESHISQSNINGTLVPPAALISILQKGLQYVEAEISINEDGTVFDGRPIESLSLIDAVMPDVVQTRQQAFRDKLAQQQAACAMAASTSGNQSNTPKNGEATVNGEENGTHNMNNHSEPMEMDVDVEIPASKATVLRGHESEVFICAWNPVSDLLASGSGDSTARIWNLNENNNSNSTQLVLRHCIREGGQDVPSNKDVTSLDWNSDGTLLATGSYDGFARIWTKDGNLASTLGQHKGPIFALKWNKKGNSILSAGVDKTTIIWDAHTGEAKQQFPFHSAPALDVDWQNNTTFASCSTDMCIHVCRLGSDRPLKTFQGHTNEVNAIKWDPSGMLLASCSDDMTLKIWSMKQESCVHDLQAHSKEIYTIKWSPTGPGTSNPNSNIMLASASFDSTVRLWDVERGVCIHTLTKHQEPVYSVAFSPDGKHLASGSFDKCVHIWNTMTGALVHSYRGTGGIFEVCWNSTGDKVGASASDGSVCVLDLRK